The proteins below are encoded in one region of Mycobacterium pseudokansasii:
- a CDS encoding DUF4189 domain-containing protein: MTRAAGSTGKLRRRVVVAVSGLAVAAAMTVTQIHPAGAHIHRGEMTHVSNMPPFPVYYGAIAYGHDGSNGKAWRHLSKAQAKQRALELCGADTCAVVSVFTRCGAVAHDGAKYHGGYGYNRSAAEAHAMANVGGGRIVDWACN, translated from the coding sequence GTGACTAGAGCTGCGGGAAGCACCGGAAAGCTTCGCCGCCGAGTCGTGGTGGCAGTGTCGGGCTTGGCGGTTGCGGCCGCAATGACCGTCACGCAGATCCATCCGGCAGGCGCGCATATCCACCGGGGTGAGATGACCCATGTGTCCAATATGCCGCCCTTCCCTGTCTATTACGGCGCCATCGCCTACGGTCACGACGGGTCGAACGGTAAGGCATGGCGGCACCTGTCCAAGGCGCAGGCCAAGCAGCGTGCCTTGGAGCTGTGCGGGGCCGACACGTGCGCAGTGGTCAGCGTCTTCACCCGATGCGGCGCGGTCGCGCACGACGGCGCGAAGTACCACGGCGGTTACGGGTACAACCGCAGCGCGGCGGAAGCACACGCCATGGCCAACGTAGGTGGCGGGCGGATTGTCGACTGGGCGTGCAACTAG
- a CDS encoding amidohydrolase family protein — protein sequence MIEDADGTRTPLIDASVHIFFPSNKDLRSFLREPFKSRGFPDYEMDWYGAPGGEYAPNTEGPNREYPGSNVELVAGELFSKRGVDVAILHPMGRGIMPDRHLGSALYAAHNEMMVSRWLEHDQFGEKFRGTIRVNPDDIAGALREIDKWRAHPRVVQIGVPLQSREVYGKPQFWPLWEAAADANLPVAVHIESGEGIGFPPTPSGHTRTYEQYVGFMALNYLYHLMNMIAEGVFERFGNLKFVWADGAADFVTPFIWRMDVFGRPHLEQTPWAPRIPSDYLPRHVYFVQGSLDGPGDADYAGEWLSFSGKENMVMFGSSYPHWQCWDIRGLPPALSAEQREKLCWRNAADLYGIEISADSLEVSRG from the coding sequence GTGATCGAGGATGCCGACGGAACGCGCACGCCGCTCATCGATGCCAGCGTGCACATCTTCTTTCCGTCCAACAAAGACCTGCGCAGCTTCCTGCGTGAGCCCTTCAAGAGCCGCGGCTTTCCCGACTACGAGATGGACTGGTACGGGGCACCCGGCGGGGAATACGCCCCGAACACCGAGGGGCCGAACCGCGAATACCCCGGTTCGAACGTGGAACTCGTTGCCGGCGAACTCTTTTCCAAACGCGGTGTCGACGTGGCGATCCTGCATCCGATGGGCCGCGGCATCATGCCCGACCGGCACCTCGGCAGCGCGCTGTACGCCGCCCACAACGAGATGATGGTGTCGCGCTGGCTCGAACACGACCAGTTCGGCGAGAAGTTCCGCGGCACCATCCGGGTCAACCCCGACGACATCGCCGGCGCACTCCGCGAAATCGACAAGTGGCGCGCCCACCCCCGCGTCGTTCAGATCGGCGTTCCGCTGCAATCCCGCGAGGTCTACGGCAAGCCACAGTTCTGGCCGCTGTGGGAAGCTGCGGCCGACGCGAACCTGCCGGTGGCGGTCCACATCGAATCCGGCGAAGGCATCGGATTTCCGCCCACGCCCTCCGGGCACACCCGCACCTACGAGCAATACGTCGGTTTCATGGCGCTGAACTACCTCTACCACCTGATGAACATGATCGCCGAGGGGGTGTTCGAGCGCTTCGGCAACCTGAAGTTCGTCTGGGCCGACGGCGCCGCGGACTTCGTGACACCGTTCATCTGGCGGATGGACGTGTTCGGCCGACCGCACCTGGAACAGACGCCGTGGGCGCCGCGGATACCGAGCGACTATCTGCCCCGTCACGTGTACTTCGTGCAGGGCAGCCTCGACGGTCCCGGCGATGCCGACTACGCCGGTGAGTGGTTGTCCTTCAGCGGCAAGGAGAACATGGTGATGTTCGGCTCCAGCTATCCGCACTGGCAGTGCTGGGACATCCGGGGGCTTCCCCCGGCGCTGTCCGCCGAACAGCGCGAGAAGTTGTGCTGGCGCAACGCCGCCGACCTCTACGGGATCGAGATTTCCGCCGACTCGCTAGAGGTTAGCCGGGGGTAG
- a CDS encoding amidohydrolase family protein, with the protein MTLTHLHERIPAAERIAVRCVDSDVHPMPRRGEISQYIPEPWRSKFFLEHKVGELIYYDAPDYAHSFAMRVDTFPPDGEFPGSDPDMAFRQLIMEAGSDIAILEPGGRTPRLPEAHQAYSTALNRWQANHWLDGHNNWHQRWRGSVCAAVEDPEGAAREIEEWAGHPYMAQVLIKAEPRPSWGHPMYNPIWAAATKHDITVSCHLSRSNYEMLPTPPVGFPSYNHDFMVTYSLLAANQVMSLIFDGVFDRFPTLRIVFVEHAFTWILPLMWRMDAIYAARKSRVDIKRKPSEYVKEHIKFTTQPLDYPEDKTELTRALEWMECEKILLFSSDYPHWTFDDPRWLVKHLPKAARDAVMYKNGIETYHLPETVPVLEGQTRVL; encoded by the coding sequence ATGACGCTGACCCATCTGCACGAACGCATTCCCGCCGCCGAGCGCATCGCCGTCCGGTGCGTCGACTCCGACGTGCACCCGATGCCCAGACGCGGTGAAATCTCGCAGTACATCCCGGAGCCGTGGCGCAGCAAATTCTTCCTCGAACACAAGGTTGGCGAGCTGATCTACTACGACGCCCCCGACTACGCCCACAGCTTCGCGATGCGCGTCGATACCTTCCCGCCCGACGGCGAATTCCCCGGCAGCGACCCCGATATGGCCTTTCGTCAGCTGATCATGGAGGCCGGCTCCGACATCGCTATCCTCGAGCCCGGCGGCCGGACACCGCGCCTTCCCGAAGCGCACCAGGCATATTCGACCGCACTCAATCGCTGGCAGGCCAATCACTGGCTCGACGGCCACAACAACTGGCACCAGCGCTGGCGCGGTTCGGTCTGCGCGGCCGTCGAGGACCCCGAAGGGGCCGCCCGCGAAATCGAGGAATGGGCCGGGCACCCCTACATGGCGCAGGTGCTGATCAAGGCCGAGCCGCGGCCGTCATGGGGTCACCCGATGTACAACCCCATCTGGGCGGCTGCGACCAAGCACGACATCACGGTGAGCTGTCACCTGTCGCGCAGCAATTACGAGATGCTGCCGACGCCGCCGGTGGGCTTCCCCAGCTACAACCACGACTTCATGGTGACCTACTCGCTGCTGGCCGCAAACCAGGTAATGAGCCTGATCTTCGATGGTGTCTTCGACCGGTTCCCCACGCTGCGGATCGTCTTTGTCGAGCATGCGTTCACCTGGATCCTGCCGTTGATGTGGCGCATGGATGCGATCTATGCCGCGCGCAAGTCTCGGGTGGACATCAAGCGCAAGCCGTCGGAGTACGTCAAAGAACACATCAAGTTCACCACCCAGCCGCTGGACTACCCCGAAGACAAGACCGAACTCACCCGAGCACTCGAATGGATGGAATGCGAGAAGATCCTGCTCTTCTCCTCCGACTACCCGCACTGGACGTTCGACGACCCGCGCTGGCTGGTCAAGCACTTGCCCAAGGCCGCCAGGGATGCGGTGATGTACAAGAACGGCATCGAGACCTATCACCTGCCGGAGACGGTGCCGGTGCTCGAGGGCCAGACGCGGGTGCTCTGA
- a CDS encoding Rieske (2Fe-2S) protein, whose protein sequence is MTSDATGRPTQPRPRLAQGREHVVATVDEIPPGTHKLVPIGRHGVGVYNVNGTFYAIANYCPHQGGPLCSGRARGRTIVDEGAPGDAVMVRDLEFIYCPWHQWGFELATGTTAVKPEWSIRTYPVRVVGNDVLVMA, encoded by the coding sequence TTGACCTCCGACGCTACGGGGCGACCCACCCAGCCCCGGCCTCGCCTCGCCCAGGGCCGCGAACACGTCGTCGCGACGGTGGACGAGATCCCGCCGGGCACCCACAAACTGGTGCCGATCGGACGGCACGGCGTCGGTGTCTACAACGTCAACGGCACCTTCTACGCCATCGCGAATTACTGTCCGCACCAAGGCGGTCCGCTGTGCTCGGGACGCGCCCGGGGCCGCACCATCGTGGACGAAGGCGCCCCCGGCGACGCGGTCATGGTCCGTGATCTGGAGTTCATCTACTGCCCGTGGCATCAATGGGGTTTCGAGCTGGCAACCGGGACGACGGCGGTCAAACCGGAGTGGAGCATTCGCACCTACCCGGTCCGGGTGGTAGGCAACGACGTGCTGGTGATGGCGTGA
- a CDS encoding alpha/beta fold hydrolase: MESQVCAVEVNGGTVVYEILGASGDLIVLTPGGRFGKDIPGLRPLAEGLVDGGYRVLLWDRPNCGASDVQFYGQSESHMRAETLRDLLSALGVERCIIAGGSGGARDSMLTTMLNPELVEKLVVWNIVGGVYGMYQLGAYYVLPSIQAVRWSGIEGLLKVPEWRERIDQNPANKQRFLDLNAEEFLTVMLRWLNAFVPKPGQTIPGVDDEMFGRIRVPTLIIRGGENDWDHPKRTSLEVSCLIKGSKLIDPPWPEDAWERAAEERAAGKVKHFNMFDTWVQAAPAILEFLGT; encoded by the coding sequence CTGGAGAGTCAGGTATGTGCCGTCGAGGTGAACGGCGGCACCGTGGTGTACGAGATCCTCGGCGCGTCAGGCGATCTCATCGTCCTGACGCCCGGCGGCCGGTTCGGCAAGGACATTCCCGGCCTGCGTCCGCTGGCCGAGGGATTGGTGGACGGCGGCTATCGGGTCTTGTTGTGGGACCGGCCGAATTGCGGTGCCTCCGATGTGCAGTTCTACGGTCAAAGCGAATCGCACATGCGCGCTGAGACGCTGCGCGACTTGCTGAGCGCCCTGGGGGTCGAGCGGTGCATCATCGCCGGGGGTTCGGGCGGGGCACGGGATTCCATGCTGACGACGATGCTCAATCCCGAGCTGGTGGAGAAGCTGGTGGTGTGGAACATCGTCGGCGGCGTGTACGGCATGTACCAGCTGGGCGCCTACTACGTGCTGCCCAGTATCCAGGCGGTGCGCTGGTCGGGCATCGAGGGGCTGCTCAAGGTACCCGAGTGGCGCGAGCGCATCGACCAGAACCCGGCCAACAAGCAGCGGTTCCTCGATCTGAACGCCGAGGAATTCCTCACCGTCATGCTGCGCTGGCTCAACGCGTTCGTACCCAAGCCGGGACAGACGATCCCCGGCGTCGACGACGAAATGTTCGGCCGCATAAGAGTTCCCACGCTGATCATCCGCGGCGGCGAGAACGACTGGGATCACCCCAAGCGCACCTCGCTGGAGGTGAGCTGCCTGATCAAAGGATCCAAACTGATCGATCCGCCTTGGCCGGAGGACGCCTGGGAGCGTGCGGCCGAAGAACGCGCAGCCGGAAAGGTGAAGCACTTCAACATGTTCGACACCTGGGTACAGGCCGCGCCCGCGATCCTCGAATTCCTGGGCACGTGA